A genomic stretch from Psilocybe cubensis strain MGC-MH-2018 chromosome 1, whole genome shotgun sequence includes:
- a CDS encoding Mitochondrial-processing peptidase subunit alpha, which translates to MRKGLTQTVRRSLSHASPPPTTQITTLPNKIRVATESTPGHFSSVGLYVDAGSRYETPVTSGVSHFLDRMAFKSTLTRSDEQMASDIHSLGGQIMCSSSRESIMYQSSHAHKGTPLALSLIADTVLNPAFRAEELEAQRDAASYEIREINAKPEMILPEILHAVAYNNQGLGNPLLCPEDRIPAMNDALLRHSITEWYRPERMVIAGAGMPHQELVELVDKYFSSLKPSSATASPQAQTSRISGSAPVPPHLLGPSTPGVAKSLTRAASYLFPQSLTSTSTAIPKSPTSTYTGGYRFIHDPTQELNHLYIAYEGVGINDDDVYALATMQVLLGGGGSFSAGGPGKGMYSRLYTHILNYYTQIEHCASFHHIYNDSSLFGLFASFVPAASGLSGGNTPAQILPHLVNQLSMLLYSPLPDVELQRAKNQLTSSLMMALESRAIEVEDLGRQMLVHNRKVPVTEMTEQISKVTQNDIKRVANRIFGPDSGSKPTVVCMGHEDLGSAWRKDFATYRIAD; encoded by the exons ATGAGGAAGGGGCTTACGCAGACCGTGCGTCGCTCACTCAGCCATGCATCGCCGCCCCCAACGACCCAGATAACAACCCTCCCCAACAAAATCCGCGTCGCCACAGAGAGCACCCCAGGCCACTTCTCCTCCGTTGGTCTCTACGTCGACGCCGGCTCTCGCTATGAGACTCCCGTCACCTCTGGTGTCTCCCATTTCTTGGATAGAATGGCGTTCAAG AGCACACTGACCAGGTCAGACGAGCAAATGGCGTCCGACATCCACTCGCTCGGCGGCCAGATAATGTGCTCGTCCTCGCGCGAGTCGATCATGTACCAGTCCTCGCACGCACACAAGGGCACACCTCTCGCCCTCTCCCTCATAGCAGACACCGTTCTCAACCCCGCATTTCGCGCTGAAGAGCTCGAGGCTCAGCGCGATGCAGCCTCATACGAAATCCGCGAGATCAACGCAAAGCCCGAGATGATTCTCCCCGAGATCCTTCACGCCGTCGCCTACAACAACCAGGGACTCGGCAACCCCCTGCTCTGCCCCGAAGACCGCATCCCGGCCATGAACGACGCCCTGCTTCGGCATTCAATAACAGAATGGTACCGCCCCGAGCGTATGGTCATCGCCGGCGCTGGTATGCCCCACCAAGAGCTCGTCGAGCTTGTCGACAAATACTTCTCCTCCCTCAAGCCTTCCTCCGCTACCGCATCACCTCAAGCACAGACGTCCCGTATTAGCGGCAGTGCGCCTGTCCCACCGCACCTGCTAGGCCCATCCACCCCCGGGGTCGCTAAATCCCTCACCCGTGCCGCATCCTACCTCTTCCCGCAGTCCCTCACCTCAACCTCCACCGCAATTCCGAAATCGCCCACGTCAACATACACCGGCGGCTACCGCTTCATCCACGACCCTACACAGGAGCTGAACCACCTATACATCGCCTATGAGGGCGTGGGTatcaacgacgacgacgtgtATGCGCTCGCGACGATGCAAGTTCTGcttggcggcggcggctcCTTCTCCGCGGGCGGCCCGGGCAAGGGCATGTACTCGCGCCTCTACACTCACATCCTCAACTATTACACCCAGATCGAGCATTGCGCATCGTTCCACCACATCTACAACGACTCGTCGCTCTTTGGTTTGTTTGCGTCCTTTGTCCCCGCGGCGTCGGGCCTGTCGGGCGGTAATACGCCTGCGCAGATTTTGCCTCATTTGGTGAACCAGTTGAGTATGCTGTTGTATTCGCCACTGCCCGATGTTGAGCTGCAGAGAGCGAAGAACCAGCTGACGTCGAGTTTGATGATGGCGCTCGAGAGCAGGGCGATCGAGGTGGAGGATCTAGGCAGACAG ATGCTCGTGCATAACCGCAAAGTCCCAGTGACAGAGATGACCGAGCAGATCAGCAAAGTGACGCAGAACGACATCAAGCGCGTCGCGAACCGCATATTTGGGCCTGACTCGGGTAGCAAGCCCACCGTCGTCTGCATGGGCCATGAGGACCTTGGTTCGGCCTGGCGGAAGGACTTTGCTACTTACCGCATTGCCGATTAG
- a CDS encoding Alkaline ceramidase 3: MLNLTTVAPLLQKTGVYGPVTATLDWCELNHQFSPYIAEMANTFSNLFTVGIALLGYVQAAREKLPVRYKLGYAGVGLVGIGSFLFHATLLFSAQLADELPMIYVGSMSLFLLFDSKPGFGLANARSQGLIAALVVFDAVFTLSYMLYRNPVYHQLVFATLVISTTLRITYILQYTSAATRIPPKKKSAIGHIFSTGAGLFAFGFFLWNLDNIFCGRLTVWKVGVGWPGAFLLEGHSWWHVLTGLGSYYMFIGIQFV; encoded by the exons ATGCTGAACCTGACGACGGTAGCGCCCCTCCTGCAGAAGACGGGCGTGTACGGGCCTGTCACCGCCACACTTGACTGGTGCGAG CTCAACCACCAGTTCTCGCCGTATATCGCGGAAATGGCGAACACGTTCTCGAACTTGTTTACAGTGGGCATCGCGTTGTTGGGCTATGTCCAGGCGGCACGCGAGAAGCTGCCCGTGAGGTATAAACTTGGGTATGCG GGCGTTGGGCTCGTAGGCATCGGCTCTTTCCTCTTCCATGCAACGCTCCTCTTCTCAGCGCAGCTTGCGGACGAGCTGCCTATGATTTATGTTGGCTCGATGAGTCTGTTTTTGCTGTTCGATAGTAAACCGGGCTTCGGACTCGCGAATGCGCGGTCGCAGGGGCTGATAGCAGCGTTAGTCGTATTTGACGCCGTGTTCACGTTAAGCTA CATGCTATACCGAAACCCAGTCTACCACCAACTCGTCTTCGCCACGCTCGTGATCAGCACGACACTGCGGATCACGTATATCCTGCAATACACATCCGCGGCGACGCGCATCccgccgaagaagaagagcgcGATTGGACACATTTTTAGTACGGGCGCGGGGCTCTTTGCGTTTGGTTTCTTTTTGTGGAATTTGGATAATATATTTTGTGGGCGGTTGACGGTGTGGAAGGTGGGTGTGGGCTGGCCGGGCGCGTTTTTGCTTGAGGGGCATTCGTGGTGGCATGTGTTGACGGGCTTGGGGTCGTATTATATGTTTATTGGGATTCAGT TTGTGTAA
- a CDS encoding H/ACA ribonucleoprotein complex non-core subunit NAF1 produces the protein MAEFKVPESIPQDLLLIQEYVSVPAPPSPKPKTQQPAKSISDQDISSSSDDDDDDDIASEEEIAADLITGAATDEDDFVKVPSIAEPTASTSESDQDSDSSSSDSSDDEEEEDAKKTSGKDGLDADLVEDIDDDEGGAVPGTSSTTYFQTKHEIAEAEITIPDVDEVGPDEVLEKVGEVMNTLDKVAIVRGLPSEQLNRASERALDSDTLLVFEDRKVMGYIYETFGPTTQPLYQVRFDPTKFPLDPARVRPGREVFHVPARSRFVFVSQIKAIKGSDASNVHDEEPAEDEVEFSDDEMEAAFRSRMKRKRGESRANSVAASSRQSTPNPTLMRDQDLAASSSFGFAAAADEAAFLSRNAYDEHGPYDVDYSEVASGSRSAAADAYGVPGRPPPIPYDDPYGEEYTAPDLVEREREASAGGGAVGTGGYRSDEKARSAYTDEKAWTTRGAYQGQSQSQNQGRGRDGRERGRGRGRDRDRDRERGGQRGRGRGQNHNYSQNGSQGQGQRHAQGQGAYADQQQYRTMASWQGQGQSHNQEYGHTGGGEYGYGRAYAPSSEWAYGVGAQDQQQMMYMLQQQQQGYNPAFNAAFGMGMGGGFGYAGASAGYHAQGQGYAAGYATSGGSGGGGSAAAAIPGLGAGFVQPHINPRFASAFGLGMSGGERMNEGSGGAARQAMPTRPRHTTNHFLFSRLLTPLSLSSYTLLFIRIVRLGLMH, from the exons ATGGCAGAGTTCAAAGTCCCAGAAAGCATCCCACAGGACTTGCTCCTCATTCAAGAATATGTCAGCGTCCCCGCTCCGCCTTCTCCCAAACCAAAAACCCAGCAACCCGCGAAGAGCATATCGGACCAAGACataagcagcagcagcgacgacgacgacgacgatgatatCGCGAGCGAAGAAGAGATCGCGGCGGACCTTATTACGGGCGCGGCTACGGACGAAGACGACTTTGTCAAGGTCCCGTCAAT TGCAGAGCCTACAGCGTCTACCTCTGAATCGGACCAGGACTCGGATTCATCCAGCTCTGATTCttctgacgacgaagaggaggaggatgcaAAGAAGACAAGCGGGAAAGACGGTCTGGACGCCGACCTGGTTGAAgacatcgacgacgacgagggcGGGGCCGTACCCGGCACATCCTCCACCACGTACTTCCAGACCAAACACGAGATTGCAGAGGCGGAGATTACCATCCCTGACGTGGACGAGGTCGGGCCTGACGAGGTGCTCGAGAAAGTGGGCGAGGTGATGAACACGCTGGATAAAGTCGCGATTGTGCGCGGGCTGCCGTCGGAGCAGCTTAACCGCGCCTCGGAGCGCGCGTTGGACTCGGACAcgttgttggtgtttgaAGATCGTAAAGTCATGGGCTAT ATCTACGAGACGTTCGGGCCTACGACGCAGCCGCTCTACCAAGTCCGATTCGACCCTACCAAATTCCCCTTGGACCCCGCGCGCGTGCGCCCCGGTCGAGAGGTGTTCCACGTTCCCGCACGCAGCCGCTTTGTCTTTGTTAGCCAGATAAAAGCGATCAAAGGCAGCGACGCGTCGAATGTACACGACGAAGAGCCCGCGGAGGACGAAGTGGAGTTTTCGGACGATGAGATGGAAGCTGCGTTTAGAAGCCGGATGAAGAGAAA ACGCGGTGAATCGCGCGCGAACTCGGTCGCTGCGTCCTCGAGACAGTCGACGCCCAACCCCACGCTCATGCGCGACCAAGATCTGGCCGCGTCGTCCTCATTTGGATTTGCAGCTGCAGCGGACGAAGCGGCGTTTCTGAGCCGTAACGCGTATGACGAGCATGGGCCGTACGATGTGGATTATAGTGAAGTTGCGTCGGGGTCGAGGTCGGCGGCGGCTGATGCGTATGGTGTGCCGGGGAGACCGCCGCCGATACCGTATGATGATCCGTATGGGGAGGAGTATACTGCGCCGGATTTggtggagagggagagggaggctagtgcgggaggaggagcggtGGGGACGGGGGGATATAGGTCAGATGAGAAGGCGAGAAGCGCGTACACGGATGAGAAGGCATGGACTACGAGGGGCGCATACCAGGGTCAGAGTCAGAGCCAGAATCAAGGGCGGGGTAGGGATGGTAGAGAGcgtggaagaggaagaggacgggacagggacagggacagggagcGTGGGGGACAGAGGGGGCGGGGGCGAGGCCAGAACCACAATTACAGTCAGAACGGCAGccagggacagggacaaaGGCACGCGCAGGGACAAGGCGCGTATGCCGACCAGCAACAGTATCGGACAATGGCGTCATGGCAAGGCCAGGGGCAATCCCATAACCAGGAATATGGCCACACAGGAGGCGGGGAATATGGATATGGGAGGGCGTACGCGCCTTCTTCCGAGTGGGCGTATGGGGTCGGCGCGCAGGATCAGCAGCAGATGATGTATATGctgcaacagcagcagcaggggTACAATCCTGCGTTTAATGCTGCGTTTGGCATGGGGATGGGTGGCGGCTTTGGTTATGCAGGAGCGAGTGCGGGGTATCACGCGCAAGGACAGGGGTATGCTGCCGGGTACGCGACTAGCGGTGGCTCGGGCGGAGGGGGGAGTGCAGCGGCAGCCATTCCTGGTTTAGGTGCTGGCTTTGTCCAACCACATATCAACCCCCGCTTTGCATCTGCGTTTGGACTAGGGATGTCTGGTGGCGAGCGCATGAATGAGGGATCTG GAGGTGCTGCCCGCCAAGCCATGCCCACCCGACCCCGACACACGACCAATCACTTCCTTTTCTCACGCCTCCTCACTCCCCTGTCTCTCTCCTCGTATACCCTGCTCTTCATCCGTATCGTGCGACTTGGTCTCATGCACTAG
- a CDS encoding Putative amidase (Putative amidase ARB_02965) encodes MPKGITQILPRSHSLKRWILAVSVALVFIHVLGRSREEDHFPDLYDASIPELQDGLDAGHFSSVDLVNAYFARIEEVNLKGPTLRAVLETNPSALEQAAALDEERRKTGKRSLMHGIPILLKDTIATLASEGMNTTAGSYALLGSIVPDDAEVVKRLRKAGAIILGKTNLSEFSHARGALALGWSGRGGQSVSAFYPNGDPCGSSSGSAIAVSIGLSAAALGTETDGSIACPASNNNIVGLKPTVGLISGAGVIPISSTQDSVGPMTRTVADSAILLSLAEPSSSASNYTRALSPSFLSGKRIGIPRRVFMDPAISGVDAYVYERFAWALRVMEKLGAVLVDPADLPDADEILVAHGNETLVCDTDLKIELNAYLEALEANPSGVRSLADLIAFNNAHPELEKPLGYGSQSDLIRAQATTGRNAAYYEALALNRELGATRGIDGALKAYNLDALVLPAPGFVFPAPGFVTGPPAIAGYPILTLPLGFYPAHTRPRATGPRTVYPAPGMPFGISFWGTKGSEDVLLGIGYAFERATRVREGGRGSITPVVQLRHVVGRKVRVRWWDWRGGLGWVR; translated from the exons ATGCCCAAGGGCATCACTCAG ATACTGCCTCGATCACACAGTCTCAAGCGATGGATATTGGCTGTTTCTGTTGCCCTCGTCTTTATTCACGTCCTTGGTCGATCGAGGGAAGAGGACCACTTTCCAGACCTATACGACGCATCAATCCCTGAGTTGCAAGATGGGTTGGACGCAGGTCATTTTTCCAGTGTAGACTTGGTCAAT GCTTATTTTGCGCGCATAGAAGAAGTTAATCTCAAAGGGCCTACTCTCCGTGCGGTCCTCGAGACAAACCCGTCTGCGTTGGAGCAAGCAGCAGCtctagacgaggagaggagaaagacagGAAAGAGGTCATTGATGCATGGCATCCCTATTCTGCTCAAG GATACAATTGCTACTCTTGCCTCAGAAG GCATGAACACGACTGCAGGATCCTACGCGCTCCTTGGATCCATTGTCCCAGATGATGCGGAAGTCGTCAAGCGCCTACGCAAAGCCGGAGCCATCATCCTCG GAAAAACCAACCTCTCAGAGTTTTCGCATGCTAGGGGTGCTCTCGCACTCGGCTGGTCCGGCCGCGGCGGCCAGTCAGTCAGCGCGTTCTACCCCAACGGCGACCCTTGCGGCTCGTCGTCTGGCTCCGCTATTGCTGTCTCCATTGGCCTCTCTGCAGCAGCGCTCGGCACAGAGACAGACGGGAGTATCGCCTGCCCTGCGAGTAACAATAACATTGTGGGTCTGAAACCGACAGTGGGGCTTATTTCGGGTGCGGGAG TTATCCCAATTTCTTCTACACAAGACAGTGTCGGCCCAATGACACGCACCGTCGCTGATTCCGCcatccttctctctcttgcaGAGCCCTCTTCCTCCGCGTCCAACTACACTCGCGCGCTTTCCCCCTCCTTCCTGAGCGGCAAACGCATTGGTATCCCCCGCCGAGTCTTCATGGACCCAGCGATCAGCGGCGTCGATGCATACGTGTATGAGCGATTTGCATGGGCGCTGCGTGTGATGGAAAAGTTGGGCGCGGTGCTAGTGGACCCGGCGGACCTGCCAGACGCAGACGAAATACTAGTTGCGCATGGGAACGAGACGCTGGTGTGTGATACAGATTTGAAG ATCGAACTGAACGCGTATTTGGAGGCGTTGGAAGCGAACCCGTCGGGTGTGCGTAGTCTTGCGGACCTCATCGCGTTTAACAACGCGCACCCCGAGCTCGAGAAGCCGCTTGGTTACGGATCGCAGAGCGA TCTTATCAGAGCACAAGCAACCACGGGCAGGAACGCGGCGTACTACGAGGCGCTGGCGCTGAACCGGGAGCTGGGCGCAACGCGTGGAATTGATGGTGCACTCAAGGCGTATAACCTCGACGCGCTGGTGCTGCCTGCTCCGGGATTTGTGTTTCCTGCGCCGGGGTTCGTCACTGGGCCACCAG CTATCGCAGGCTACCCAATTCTGACCCTCCCGCTCGGCTTCTACCCAGCACACACCCGCCCACGCGCGACGGGCCCACGGACGGTGTATCCTGCCCCCGGTATGCCGTTTGGTATAAGCTTCTGGGGGACAAAAGGGAGCGAAGACGTGTTGCTTGGGATCGGGTATGCGTTTGAGCGTGCGACGAGGGTAAGGGAGGGTGGGAGAGGGAGTATCACTCCGGTGGTGCAGCTGCGACATGTTGTTGGGAGGAAGGTGCGAGTGCGGTGGTGGGATTGGAGGGGTGGGTTGGGGTGGGTTAGGTAG
- a CDS encoding Elongation factor Ts, mitochondrial: MTLTRRLYSTASKVPISLIAELRRQTTVSLPKAREALAASNLSVPRALEWLQHDLSSTGAAKAAKVSSRATNQGLIAQSLLSPSSALKGTPHPTLGGIRAALVELNCETDFVARNALFARLAADIAHTAAFLAEPGAPPPSPAALAELPLVPSPSTSTSAGAGEQQLHAPGDTVAAAIRATIVKVGENITLRRAHTVAQDQLLRTSALRLASYTHSPLHSLPCGPTSVLARLRISSPSLPQRWTDPAFTQSLGALERSIARQLVAFDTRAVEHNESLDNPEQALLNQPFITIQGELNGKPVGEALAEWAAAQGLEASEDAPRVVDVLDFTKWTVGEPLPEQ, from the coding sequence ATGACACTCACACGGCGGCTCTACAGCACAGCGAGCAAAGTGCCTATTAGCCTCATCGCCGAGCTACGCCGGCAAACGACCGTAAGCCTCCCCAAAGCCCGGGAAGCCCTCGCCGCCTCCAACCTCTCCGTCccgcgcgccctcgaatgGCTCCAACACGACCTCTCATCCACCGGCGCCGCCAAAGCCGCGAAAGTCTCGTCCCGCGCAACAAACCAAGGCCTCATCGCACAGAGCCTCCTCTCCCCCAGCTCCGCGCTCAAGGGCACCCCGCACCCGACACTCGGCGGCATCCGCGCCGCCCTCGTCGAGCTTAACTGCGAAACGGACTTTGTGGCGCGTAACGCCCTCTTTGCGCGGCTCGCTGCGGATATCGCGCATACAGCCGCCTTCCTCGCTGAGCCCGGCGCACCGCCCCCGTCCCCCGCCGCGCTCGCTGAGCTTCCACTCGTACCAAGccccagcaccagcaccagcgccGGGGCAGGGGAACAGCAGCTCCATGCGCCCGGAGACACAGTCGCAGCCGCAATCCGCGccaccatcgtcaaagtcGGCGAGAACATCACCCTGCGCCGCGCGCACACCGTCGCGCAGGACCAGCTCCTCCGTACCTCCGCCCTCCGCCTCGCATCCTACACCCACTCCCCCTTACACTCCCTCCCATGCGGCCCGACAAGCGTTCTCGCGCGCCTGCGCATCTCCTCTCCGTCTCTCCCACAACGCTGGACCGACCCCGCGTTCACCCAATCCCTCGGCGCCCTCGAGCGCTCCATTGCCCGCCAGCTCGTCGCGTTCGACACGCGTGCGGTAGAGCACAATGAATCTTTGGATAACCCGGAGCAGGCGCTGCTCAATCAGCCATTTATCACCATCCAAGGCGAGCTCAACGGCAAACCCGTCGGCGAGGCTCTCGCAGAGTGGGCTGCGGCACAAGGGCTCGAGGCCAGCGAGGACGCGCCGCGCGTCGTCGACGTGCTAGATTTCACCAAGTGGACCGTGGGCGAGCCGCTGCCCGAGCAGTAA